One stretch of Zingiber officinale cultivar Zhangliang chromosome 6B, Zo_v1.1, whole genome shotgun sequence DNA includes these proteins:
- the LOC121992024 gene encoding lysine-specific demethylase JMJ706-like isoform X2, with protein MVEGRSCLSIVANDQLGILKQKRADTVKENINAIASMSRSGGDALRTPASCGSRLHGNVDVFSHVSGSSKDAFSKHPVKKFESSDLQWIENIPECPVFCPSVEEFENPLDYLQRISSIASKYGICKIISPLSVSVPAGVVLMKELTGFKFTTKVQPLRLAEWAADDMVTFYMSGRKYTFRDFEKMANKEFSRKFSSTGCLPAKFIEEQFWHEIAFGKTDMVEYACDIEGSAFSSSPKDQLGQSNWNLKKISRLSKSILRHLVAPIPGVTDPMLYIGMLFSMFAWHVEDHYLYSVSYHHCGASKTWYGIPGHAAPDFEKVAQNHVYDSDILQSEREDAAFDVLLRKTTMFPPIILLERNVPVYKAVQKPGEYIITFPRAYHSGFSHGFNCGEAVNFAIGDWFPFGNMASQRYALLNRMPLLPHEELLCREAQFLSNKLSTSDPKIHVPSTEESTSQQNVKLSFIYLMRFQHFCRWTLMKLGSRTCIKLQNVLCSICRRDCYVSHVICNCSNDPICLRHERELRSCCCNNNRIVHMRGDILELEALARTFEQENAIAKEIQSLNQQDDHRYLWSRSFYDAEEDGYFPYCDIKVDVNYQPASTDTSAIHDDDDSDSGIFRVKRRPSNQSQKRSIGDTLCSGYQGHQGFQRLKKLCPTVRQLPAVPSGSNRSITLDDPTSASHVTKHKPSSSQASRGLVLSESSKFSSLHIRKLKLKLNQNNELHAPRLKVRMSPAANGANSKDTATSRMPSEVLQRRKP; from the exons ATG GTGGAAGGAAGGTCTTGCTTGTCTATAGTAGCAAATGATCAGTTGGGAATATTAAAGCAGAAAAGGGCTGACACTGTAAAAGAAAATATCAATGCTATTGCTTCAATGTCTAGAAGTGGAGGTGATGCTTTAAGAACTCCAGCATCTTGTGGTTCTAGACTTCATGGGAATGTCGATGTATTTTCTCATGTCAGTGGATCTTCAAAGGATGCTTTTTCTAAGCACCCAGTGAAAAAATTTGAATCGTCAGACTTGCAATGGATTGAAAACATCCCAGAATGTCCTGTCTTTTGCCCCTCAGTTGAGGAGTTTGAGAATCCACTTGATTATCTTCAACGCATTTCTTCTATTGCTTCAAAATATG GTATCTGTAAGATCATTTCACCATTAAGTGTTTCAGTTCCTGCTGGTGTTGTCTTGATGAAAGAGCTAACTGGGTTTAAGTTTACTACTAAGGTGCAGCCTCTTCGTCTTGCTGAGTGGGCTGCAGATGACATGGTCACCTTCTACATGAGTGGAAG GAAGTATACATTTCGGGATTTTGAGAAAATGGCAAACAAGGAATTCTCTCGAAAATTTTCTAGTACTGGATGTCTCCCAGCTAAGTTTATTGAAGAGCAATTTTGGCATGAAATTGCATTTGGTAAAACAGATATGGTTGAGTATGCTTGTGATATTGAGGGAAGTGCCTTCTCGTCATCCCCTAAAGATCAACTTGGACAGAGCAATTGGAACTTGAAG AAAATTTCACGGCTATCAAAGTCTATTCTGCGACATCTTGTGGCTCCTATTCCA GGTGTAACAGATCCCATGCTTTACATTGGGATGCTTTTCAGTATGTTTGCTTGGCATGTAGAAGATCACTATCTGTATAG TGTTAGTTATCATCATTGCGGAGCTTCCAAAACATGGTACGGTATCCCTGGCCATGCTGCTCCAGACTTTGAAAAGGTGGCCCAGAATCATGTATATGATTCTGATATTTTGCAGAGTGAAAGAGAAGATGCTGCTTTTGATGTACTTCTTAGGAAGACCACTATGTTTCCACCCATTATTCTACTAGAAAGGAATGTTCCTGTTTATAAAGCTGTACAGAAACCTGGAGAATACATTATCACCTTTCCTAGAGCTTATCACAGTGGATTCAGTCACG GATTCAATTGTGGTGAAGCAGTGAACTTTGCAATTGGTGATTGGTTTCCTTTCGGTAATATGGCTAGCCAACGGTATGCACTTCTCAATCGAATGCCATTGCTCCCTCATGAAGAACTTCTATGTAGGGAGGCACAATTTCTTTCCAACAAATTGTCAACTTCAGATCCTAAAATCCACGTCCCTTCAACTGAAGAATCCACATCCCAGCAAAATGTCAAACTTTCTTTTATATACTTAATGCGGTTCCAGCATTTTTGCCGGTGGACACTGATGAAATTAGGATCCCGCACATGCATCAAGTTACAGAATGTATTGTGTAGCATATGCAGACGGGACTGCTATGTTTCTCATGTTATATGTAATTGCAGCAATGATCCTATTTGTTTGCGCCACG AGAGAGAGCTCAGAAGCTGTTGTTGCAACAACAACCGCATAGTACATATGAGGGGAGACATTCTGGAATTGGAAGCCCTAGCAAGAACTTTTGAACAGGAGAATGCTATTGCTAAGGAAATTCAAAGTCTGAATCAGCAAGACGACCACCGTTATTTATGGTCACGGTCATTCTATGACGCTGAAGAGGACGGATACTTTCCTTATTGTGATATAAAAGTTGACG TTAATTATCAACCAGCTTCTACTGATACTTCTGCTATCCATGATGATGATGATTCTGACTCTGGAATATTCAGAGTCAAGCGCCGGCCTTCAAATCAATCACAGAAAAGATCCATTGGCGATACACTTTGCTCAGGTTACCAGGGACACCAG GGGTTTCAACGGTTGAAGAAGCTTTGCCCAACAGTAAGACAACTCCCTGCAGTACCATCAGGATCTAATCGATCGATAACACTAGATGATCCTACATCAGCAAGTCATGTAACAAAACACAAGCCTTCTTCAAGCCAGGCTTCTCGTGGATTGGTGCTATCAGAATCCTCCAAATTCTCATCACTTCACATCAGAAAATTGAAGCTGAAACTGAACCAAAACAATGAACTTCACGCACCACGATTGAAAGTTAGAATGTCACCTGCTGCTAATGGAGCCAATAGCAAAGACACCGCTACCAGCCGCATGCCTTCTGAAGTATTGCAGCGAAGAAAGCCATAG
- the LOC121992024 gene encoding lysine-specific demethylase JMJ706-like isoform X1: MVNGEDLGVLRLPPSSLNQTVEGRSCLSIVANDQLGILKQKRADTVKENINAIASMSRSGGDALRTPASCGSRLHGNVDVFSHVSGSSKDAFSKHPVKKFESSDLQWIENIPECPVFCPSVEEFENPLDYLQRISSIASKYGICKIISPLSVSVPAGVVLMKELTGFKFTTKVQPLRLAEWAADDMVTFYMSGRKYTFRDFEKMANKEFSRKFSSTGCLPAKFIEEQFWHEIAFGKTDMVEYACDIEGSAFSSSPKDQLGQSNWNLKKISRLSKSILRHLVAPIPGVTDPMLYIGMLFSMFAWHVEDHYLYSVSYHHCGASKTWYGIPGHAAPDFEKVAQNHVYDSDILQSEREDAAFDVLLRKTTMFPPIILLERNVPVYKAVQKPGEYIITFPRAYHSGFSHGFNCGEAVNFAIGDWFPFGNMASQRYALLNRMPLLPHEELLCREAQFLSNKLSTSDPKIHVPSTEESTSQQNVKLSFIYLMRFQHFCRWTLMKLGSRTCIKLQNVLCSICRRDCYVSHVICNCSNDPICLRHERELRSCCCNNNRIVHMRGDILELEALARTFEQENAIAKEIQSLNQQDDHRYLWSRSFYDAEEDGYFPYCDIKVDVNYQPASTDTSAIHDDDDSDSGIFRVKRRPSNQSQKRSIGDTLCSGYQGHQGFQRLKKLCPTVRQLPAVPSGSNRSITLDDPTSASHVTKHKPSSSQASRGLVLSESSKFSSLHIRKLKLKLNQNNELHAPRLKVRMSPAANGANSKDTATSRMPSEVLQRRKP, encoded by the exons ATGGTAAATGGAGAAGATCTTGGGGTCCTTCGTTTGCCCCCATCCTCTTTGAATCAGACG GTGGAAGGAAGGTCTTGCTTGTCTATAGTAGCAAATGATCAGTTGGGAATATTAAAGCAGAAAAGGGCTGACACTGTAAAAGAAAATATCAATGCTATTGCTTCAATGTCTAGAAGTGGAGGTGATGCTTTAAGAACTCCAGCATCTTGTGGTTCTAGACTTCATGGGAATGTCGATGTATTTTCTCATGTCAGTGGATCTTCAAAGGATGCTTTTTCTAAGCACCCAGTGAAAAAATTTGAATCGTCAGACTTGCAATGGATTGAAAACATCCCAGAATGTCCTGTCTTTTGCCCCTCAGTTGAGGAGTTTGAGAATCCACTTGATTATCTTCAACGCATTTCTTCTATTGCTTCAAAATATG GTATCTGTAAGATCATTTCACCATTAAGTGTTTCAGTTCCTGCTGGTGTTGTCTTGATGAAAGAGCTAACTGGGTTTAAGTTTACTACTAAGGTGCAGCCTCTTCGTCTTGCTGAGTGGGCTGCAGATGACATGGTCACCTTCTACATGAGTGGAAG GAAGTATACATTTCGGGATTTTGAGAAAATGGCAAACAAGGAATTCTCTCGAAAATTTTCTAGTACTGGATGTCTCCCAGCTAAGTTTATTGAAGAGCAATTTTGGCATGAAATTGCATTTGGTAAAACAGATATGGTTGAGTATGCTTGTGATATTGAGGGAAGTGCCTTCTCGTCATCCCCTAAAGATCAACTTGGACAGAGCAATTGGAACTTGAAG AAAATTTCACGGCTATCAAAGTCTATTCTGCGACATCTTGTGGCTCCTATTCCA GGTGTAACAGATCCCATGCTTTACATTGGGATGCTTTTCAGTATGTTTGCTTGGCATGTAGAAGATCACTATCTGTATAG TGTTAGTTATCATCATTGCGGAGCTTCCAAAACATGGTACGGTATCCCTGGCCATGCTGCTCCAGACTTTGAAAAGGTGGCCCAGAATCATGTATATGATTCTGATATTTTGCAGAGTGAAAGAGAAGATGCTGCTTTTGATGTACTTCTTAGGAAGACCACTATGTTTCCACCCATTATTCTACTAGAAAGGAATGTTCCTGTTTATAAAGCTGTACAGAAACCTGGAGAATACATTATCACCTTTCCTAGAGCTTATCACAGTGGATTCAGTCACG GATTCAATTGTGGTGAAGCAGTGAACTTTGCAATTGGTGATTGGTTTCCTTTCGGTAATATGGCTAGCCAACGGTATGCACTTCTCAATCGAATGCCATTGCTCCCTCATGAAGAACTTCTATGTAGGGAGGCACAATTTCTTTCCAACAAATTGTCAACTTCAGATCCTAAAATCCACGTCCCTTCAACTGAAGAATCCACATCCCAGCAAAATGTCAAACTTTCTTTTATATACTTAATGCGGTTCCAGCATTTTTGCCGGTGGACACTGATGAAATTAGGATCCCGCACATGCATCAAGTTACAGAATGTATTGTGTAGCATATGCAGACGGGACTGCTATGTTTCTCATGTTATATGTAATTGCAGCAATGATCCTATTTGTTTGCGCCACG AGAGAGAGCTCAGAAGCTGTTGTTGCAACAACAACCGCATAGTACATATGAGGGGAGACATTCTGGAATTGGAAGCCCTAGCAAGAACTTTTGAACAGGAGAATGCTATTGCTAAGGAAATTCAAAGTCTGAATCAGCAAGACGACCACCGTTATTTATGGTCACGGTCATTCTATGACGCTGAAGAGGACGGATACTTTCCTTATTGTGATATAAAAGTTGACG TTAATTATCAACCAGCTTCTACTGATACTTCTGCTATCCATGATGATGATGATTCTGACTCTGGAATATTCAGAGTCAAGCGCCGGCCTTCAAATCAATCACAGAAAAGATCCATTGGCGATACACTTTGCTCAGGTTACCAGGGACACCAG GGGTTTCAACGGTTGAAGAAGCTTTGCCCAACAGTAAGACAACTCCCTGCAGTACCATCAGGATCTAATCGATCGATAACACTAGATGATCCTACATCAGCAAGTCATGTAACAAAACACAAGCCTTCTTCAAGCCAGGCTTCTCGTGGATTGGTGCTATCAGAATCCTCCAAATTCTCATCACTTCACATCAGAAAATTGAAGCTGAAACTGAACCAAAACAATGAACTTCACGCACCACGATTGAAAGTTAGAATGTCACCTGCTGCTAATGGAGCCAATAGCAAAGACACCGCTACCAGCCGCATGCCTTCTGAAGTATTGCAGCGAAGAAAGCCATAG
- the LOC121992024 gene encoding lysine-specific demethylase JMJ706-like isoform X3, protein MVNGEDLGVLRLPPSSLNQTVEGRSCLSIVANDQLGILKQKRADTVKENINAIASMSRSGGDALRTPASCGSRLHGNVDVFSHVSGSSKDAFSKHPVKKFESSDLQWIENIPECPVFCPSVEEFENPLDYLQRISSIASKYGICKIISPLSVSVPAGVVLMKELTGFKFTTKVQPLRLAEWAADDMVTFYMSGRKYTFRDFEKMANKEFSRKFSSTGCLPAKFIEEQFWHEIAFGKTDMVEYACDIEGSAFSSSPKDQLGQSNWNLKKISRLSKSILRHLVAPIPGVTDPMLYIGMLFSMFAWHVEDHYLYSVSYHHCGASKTWYGIPGHAAPDFEKVAQNHVYDSDILQSEREDAAFDVLLRKTTMFPPIILLERNVPVYKAVQKPGEYIITFPRAYHSGFSHGFNCGEAVNFAIGDWFPFGNMASQRYALLNRMPLLPHEELLCREAQFLSNKLSTSDPKIHVPSTEESTSQQNVKLSFIYLMRFQHFCRWTLMKLGSRTCIKLQNVLCSICRRDCYVSHVICNCSNDPICLRHERELRSCCCNNNRIVHMRGDILELEALARTFEQENAIAKEIQSLNQQDDHRYLWSRSFYDAEEDGYFPYCDIKVDVNYQPASTDTSAIHDDDDSDSGIFRVKRRPSNQSQKRSIGDTLCSGYQGHQ, encoded by the exons ATGGTAAATGGAGAAGATCTTGGGGTCCTTCGTTTGCCCCCATCCTCTTTGAATCAGACG GTGGAAGGAAGGTCTTGCTTGTCTATAGTAGCAAATGATCAGTTGGGAATATTAAAGCAGAAAAGGGCTGACACTGTAAAAGAAAATATCAATGCTATTGCTTCAATGTCTAGAAGTGGAGGTGATGCTTTAAGAACTCCAGCATCTTGTGGTTCTAGACTTCATGGGAATGTCGATGTATTTTCTCATGTCAGTGGATCTTCAAAGGATGCTTTTTCTAAGCACCCAGTGAAAAAATTTGAATCGTCAGACTTGCAATGGATTGAAAACATCCCAGAATGTCCTGTCTTTTGCCCCTCAGTTGAGGAGTTTGAGAATCCACTTGATTATCTTCAACGCATTTCTTCTATTGCTTCAAAATATG GTATCTGTAAGATCATTTCACCATTAAGTGTTTCAGTTCCTGCTGGTGTTGTCTTGATGAAAGAGCTAACTGGGTTTAAGTTTACTACTAAGGTGCAGCCTCTTCGTCTTGCTGAGTGGGCTGCAGATGACATGGTCACCTTCTACATGAGTGGAAG GAAGTATACATTTCGGGATTTTGAGAAAATGGCAAACAAGGAATTCTCTCGAAAATTTTCTAGTACTGGATGTCTCCCAGCTAAGTTTATTGAAGAGCAATTTTGGCATGAAATTGCATTTGGTAAAACAGATATGGTTGAGTATGCTTGTGATATTGAGGGAAGTGCCTTCTCGTCATCCCCTAAAGATCAACTTGGACAGAGCAATTGGAACTTGAAG AAAATTTCACGGCTATCAAAGTCTATTCTGCGACATCTTGTGGCTCCTATTCCA GGTGTAACAGATCCCATGCTTTACATTGGGATGCTTTTCAGTATGTTTGCTTGGCATGTAGAAGATCACTATCTGTATAG TGTTAGTTATCATCATTGCGGAGCTTCCAAAACATGGTACGGTATCCCTGGCCATGCTGCTCCAGACTTTGAAAAGGTGGCCCAGAATCATGTATATGATTCTGATATTTTGCAGAGTGAAAGAGAAGATGCTGCTTTTGATGTACTTCTTAGGAAGACCACTATGTTTCCACCCATTATTCTACTAGAAAGGAATGTTCCTGTTTATAAAGCTGTACAGAAACCTGGAGAATACATTATCACCTTTCCTAGAGCTTATCACAGTGGATTCAGTCACG GATTCAATTGTGGTGAAGCAGTGAACTTTGCAATTGGTGATTGGTTTCCTTTCGGTAATATGGCTAGCCAACGGTATGCACTTCTCAATCGAATGCCATTGCTCCCTCATGAAGAACTTCTATGTAGGGAGGCACAATTTCTTTCCAACAAATTGTCAACTTCAGATCCTAAAATCCACGTCCCTTCAACTGAAGAATCCACATCCCAGCAAAATGTCAAACTTTCTTTTATATACTTAATGCGGTTCCAGCATTTTTGCCGGTGGACACTGATGAAATTAGGATCCCGCACATGCATCAAGTTACAGAATGTATTGTGTAGCATATGCAGACGGGACTGCTATGTTTCTCATGTTATATGTAATTGCAGCAATGATCCTATTTGTTTGCGCCACG AGAGAGAGCTCAGAAGCTGTTGTTGCAACAACAACCGCATAGTACATATGAGGGGAGACATTCTGGAATTGGAAGCCCTAGCAAGAACTTTTGAACAGGAGAATGCTATTGCTAAGGAAATTCAAAGTCTGAATCAGCAAGACGACCACCGTTATTTATGGTCACGGTCATTCTATGACGCTGAAGAGGACGGATACTTTCCTTATTGTGATATAAAAGTTGACG TTAATTATCAACCAGCTTCTACTGATACTTCTGCTATCCATGATGATGATGATTCTGACTCTGGAATATTCAGAGTCAAGCGCCGGCCTTCAAATCAATCACAGAAAAGATCCATTGGCGATACACTTTGCTCAGGTTACCAGGGACACCAG TAA